In the Rhododendron vialii isolate Sample 1 chromosome 2a, ASM3025357v1 genome, tttccccatatcGCCAAAACAGAATCATTCGCTCGAATATccgaaaaaatgcaaaaaattcacTGACAACAACAACGAGAGAGATagaacgagagagagaccttAGGGCTGATCTCGGCTTTGGATTTTCGTATATCTTCGCTCGTATATCGTCACCTCTGTGTACAAATCACAGAAATTATCCCTAAAATCAGAATTAGAGTTTCAACAATCAtagaaaacgagagagagagagagagaaagagaacgaGAGGCAGAGAGGGAGACACCTTAGCTTGGGTCGTCCTTCTTCGTCTTCACTTGGGTGACTCGTATATCGTCGCCTCCGTGTACAAATCACAGAAATTAGCCCCTACAATCACagttagggtttcgaaaatcaAAGAGAaccgggagagagagaaccgggagagagagaaccgagagagagagagagagagagagagaacgagagagaaaGACAGACCTTACGTTCGTCGTCTACGATCGGTGTTTCGAACAGAACACAGTCGCCCTcccttttctgtttctctctttGGTTGTGGACCGAATGGGGCTTTCGGGAGGCTGGggtctttttctttctattttatttcccCACAGCAGTGGGGGCCCCCAAATCCGGACCGTATAAAATCCGGACGACCGGATATGAAAAcaactgtatgtatgtatatatatgtgtgtgtgtgtgtgtgtgtgtgtgtgtgtgtgtgtgtgcgcgcgcgcaccCCATATATGGACCAAGCACGAAATGATTTGGTGAAAGACTGAAAGGTGGCCATGCACGTAGAGGGGACTTGGATCGTGTCTTGTTCGTCCACGAACACCTCGAGACATATTTAATATTTCCttcgtttcaatttttttgtccaacCTCGAAAATTCAACTCTTAATTTTTAGGGAACACAATAATACATAAGTGAATTTTAGATTTACGCTCTTATACATGAAAATATAGAAGGTTACAAAATCGGCACTTATTCTCGATCCTCTagaaaagtgaaagaaaatagaagattCTGCACATGCATAATCAAATCATTCATGTAATCAACCacttttgattcattttttttttttaccaaaaataacgtaaaaaaatcaaataagaaaaatcaaatcatttGTCAATCAACATAATTTGTTGAGGGTATGCAATTATTTCATGCGCAACCTCTTGTTACCCCTAGGATTTCCTTCTAAATGCATGATACGCATCTTCAGACTTCAATGCACGTATATATGCTGCCAATTAATTTGAAGATATGAATTTCATAGATATCTACCATATATAGCATTGCAATCTTAATGGCCGGGCAATTCATGAGAGACAatcaatataaatataaataatctCCAATGTAGGACATTTGTCCACACAGCTTTCTCCCGAGAACACTGTTCTTGTGTTATCATTATAAGACATGTCAGGTCTGTATACGTTCCTAACATGCTTATAGTTTCTTAAACAATATTCGCATAATGCAATCTCTGATCACTCATTGCTACTCTACTTTTGCTATCCAGATCAATAGATGGGTTTACGTCAAATCTCCTAGTTCTCTTATTGTCATTTCAGCTTTTCGGCTACAATGGAGTTGAAGGAATGAGGAATTTATTCGAAAGGGAAGATCTAGAGTTGGAAAAGCAACTTAAGCTTATGAACAAGCCTTCAATCAAAGACTATAAAGGTATATAATCTAACGGTCAatagcttcttcttctctcttttttttggcaaggcATTACAACATATGACGTACATTGGGTCAATTTTGTAGGATTGATAAATCCTCGAAATTTTAGGCAAAACAATTGTTTTCGTACTACCTTCAACTTCAACTAGTctgattttgttcaccctcattTTTATCGGCACTTTCTAACTCTTAGGAATCACCTAATTATTTGGAAAATTACTACTAAGGAGTAGAAAACGTGTGGGATTACTCTCCTAAAAATCCCAAAATCCAAACAGATTTTTTGCCCGTTATTGCTCTGACTAGAATAATTTGTTGAGATTGAGACAAATCCAAACGTTAATTGGGTCCTCACAAAAGCCCACTTGGGTAATATGTCTCCTATTATTAAGGCCGAATTCTCGGACAGCAATGGGCCTAGAAAATGGCAAAAGTTAACAGAAATGGCAAGTTAAAATTGTACCAGTAAGACccaattcaaagaaaaaaattcgGTGCGGGGTgagtatatcccacgtggtacccgtccaatactgaaattttttcccaattCAAGTTGATGTATTGGTAttgttaagtttattttcttccgGGGTGAAATATTTGGTTTCAATTAGTCTCGATGTCTTTATGATCGATCATGTACTGAACTTTGAGCCATACAATCTATAAACTGAGCAACCCTTCACCAATTGGTCAAAACATCACTTTTCACGAATTGGACATCACTTTCGACTGAGTAATTGGTTACATTCAAATCCTCTTCAAAATTTAAGAAGATTGCAATGTTTGCAGACGCAGTATGGGGATATATATGATTGCGTGGATTTCTACAAACAACCAGCATTTGATCATCCTTTGTTGAAGAACCACAGTTTTCATTTTGAGGTTTGTATCTATATATTCTTATGTCTCTAATCTAAAGACTTAAATACAACATATGTAATGCACATTTACTCTTGAACTACAGATGAAACCTATTTCATTGcctaaaagaaaaagagatcaAGTCTCCTCTAAAGATGAAGAACCTGTGCATATAGGGCTGATTGGGGGAGGCTGTCCTGTTGGTACAGTTCCTATTAGAAGATCttattagagagagaaatgcttCGATAGTAATGTCTTTTGCAGATAATACTCTCGGTAATCATGTAAGTTATTCTTAGCCACATCTAAGTTATTTGTGAATTAATTTTGGTGCCATGGCTCTCTTTTGGTTATATGTATGTTTTTGCAAAGCACCTTTCTCAACATTTGTATTACTCTCATCCTGTTCTTAAAATAATTCTTTTGAAATGGGCAGGTTTCAATTTGTTGTTAGTAGAAGCAATCAGAGCAATATTTATTTTACTCTTAACCCCTAGGGTTGGATGGGTAGTCAAGACTTGAGATTTAAGAGTAAATTTGTTCCTTCTTAATGTCTCTTTGAAGTCTCTCCAAGATGCTATAAACTCCTTTGGTTTGCCAGGTCGTTCCTTTAAGAGCCTCGAAAATTGGTTCacttatcagaaaaaaaaaatattgacataATGACATCCCTTTGAGTACGTAGCATGATCGAAATTGCAAAGCAGTAACATAGAAGTAGACAACAGTTCCGTACTTCAAATCAATCGATATAGATCATACATGCGTGGAAAGTTAGGATTATAAAGCTAATCGTGTACTTACGTTCCAAAGCATTACCAACTCTGAAAATCCTCAagacttcttttccttttttttttaagaatcgAAATGCTCAAGCCTATGTGGAGCTTGTAACATCATATATGCCAGAGGTATAACTAATACAAATATATTGTGTTGGAAAGGAGGGGTAGATCAATCTTGCTAACATTTAGTGTGTACTTTTTTCATATTGCTCAGTTTGCCGTGGTTCAAACATGAGGAGGCCAAAACAAGTTGATGGAGCTGGAGCGACACTTAGCTTACATAATCCCCATGTTTCCGGAAGACAATATAGTGCAGCAAGATTCATGTTTCAAAATGGGGCCGATACCATACAAGTAGGTTGGAGGGTAAGTCATTGTTGTTGTTTGCGAATTGTTAATATTCAATTTTAACATCATATAAGAGTTCTCACCGTAAGCAAATTTTTATGTTTCAGGTTGATCCAATGTTGTATGGTGATTCTAAGACTAGACAATTTATACGATTGGATGTAACATTCTCTGTTTTGGTTCTACTTTTCCTAAATGGATGTGCTACACCTTGTTACACATATTaaatctttgtttgtttgtaccAACAGGCAGGTCAATCTCATTGTTTCAATACTAGATGTCCTGGATTCGTTCATGTGAGATCGGATATACCTTTGGACTTAGTCTATCCACAAATTTCTATTCCCGGAAAAGTGGTGTATGAAGTGCAACTTTACATCTACCCGGTACGGTTAATTACCTCTCATCGCGCTTCTAAATTTCTTATTTGGTTGGGAAAAAGGTATTAGACAATTATTTGCAACAAGGAACTTATTAAATTGTTTTGTCATAAAAGGACCTAGCTAATGGAAACTGGTGGCTTTTAGCTGGAGATGACAATACCCAGGTTGGATTCTGGCCAAAGAGATTATTCACTGAACTAGCAGACATGGCTTCCTATGCCGAATAGGGAGGAGAGGTGTTTGGACCCCTGGGCACACCTTCTCCTGGAATGGGCAATAGTGATTTCCCTACAGATGATACACTTTACAATTCATACTTCAAAAATCTCGAAGTCATTGATGGTGGCGGGCAAAATATCGACGCCTCTAACACAGAGTCCTTTGCAGACAATATGACACGATATAAAGTTTTTGATGAAGAACACACAAGTTTGAGACATTTGGTCGTGTATGGAGGCCCTCCTTCAGGCTGAAGTGATTGATCTTCTAGATTATGTTTTGATAGTTTCTTACTATCGCCAATAAAATAAGTGAACAACAATCCAAAAGATAATGAATGCAATTGAATTACTATTAGGTTCTCTGGCTGTGTAATTCTGAAGATTATAAAGCAACTCCCACGTGTTCCATTTTAACTAGACAAATCACCAATTGAAAAGTCTATATCATTTCTTTAGCCAAACTTGAGTTCAGAAATGATGCATGTACATAATTAATTGCCAATTCACAACAATTTATCCaagtagaaaaaaagaaaaagaactagGATTTGAAAAAATGGCTCAAACCATCTAGGGTTGTCCAAGAGCATCCGGTGGCACCATTTCGGCTTCCCAACCTAAATACTCGTGGCGACAAACAGCGCATTCTGTTCGGCTGGCCAACCACGTTTTGATGCAATGATCATGAAATATATGCCTACATGTGGGGAGAACTCTTACATTCTCCCCGTGCACAAATTGCTCCAAGCATATCTGGCACTCAGATTCCCCGAAACCAACTGGTCCATCGATCATAAAAGGAAGTAGTGGGAAAATATCAATCACGTTTGAATCGAGTCCCACTTCTACGGTAGGCCCTGCCCCGACTATCTCAACTTCTGGCTCAGGGTCAGCTGCTTCTTCAGGATTATTATTTGCGCACATCCtccaacaacaataacaacatccTAAAAGTACCAAAATGCCAACAATCGGAGCTACTGTTTCAGCAATGAGAGAATTCCTTGGCTTGCGAAATTGGGTATCTTGATGCCACTCGTTCTTTACAAcctgattttaaaaaataaacacacaAGTTTGTGTTACAAGACTggtcaaaaaaaagtttatgttACAAGTCTATAGGTAGCGAATAAGTAGGTAATATCTTTACAAGACAACGACTTCATGCTTCAAAGTAATAGTTTCTAGCAAATCTATTTGTAGAATTTCTATTTTTACACGGTTTAGTTTTACACAAATTAAGTTTGTGTCGGATCATCGTGACCCGACCCGATAATGCATATGTAGATGGATACGCATTGAACAATGTAATACTACTTTCACTTCTGTCTGGATTTTTCAGGACTCTTAGGAGCCGAAACATGGATTTTTCGGGACTCTTAGGAGCCGAAACAGGGAAACTAGCTCGTAGCCCTCTAAATTATAAGCAACTTTTC is a window encoding:
- the LOC131316739 gene encoding RING-H2 finger protein ATL79-like; this translates as MVEKMSKFFSGRLWRISLLLLWGMLASVQGSRYRTSLWQTLHASGEASKSSPLQFGSTTPGFMNGIQMPAAQANTAPPNLDEQHNTVVKNEWHQDTQFRKPRNSLIAETVAPIVGILVLLGCCYCCWRMCANNNPEEAADPEPEVEIVGAGPTVEVGLDSNVIDIFPLLPFMIDGPVGFGESECQICLEQFVHGENVRVLPTCRHIFHDHCIKTWLASRTECAVCRHEYLGWEAEMVPPDALGQP
- the LOC131316723 gene encoding protein neprosin-like; this translates as MFQNGADTIQVGWRVDPMLYGDSKTRQFIRLDAGQSHCFNTRCPGFVHVRSDIPLDLVYPQISIPGKVVYEVQLYIYPDLANGNWWLLAGDDNTQVGFWPKRLFTELADMASYAE